A part of Synechococcus sp. KORDI-49 genomic DNA contains:
- a CDS encoding amino acid ABC transporter permease, whose protein sequence is MNRVIDRLLTLLMLALLGWAGFSGVHWLLFAADWTVVTANLPLYAVGGYPPDQRWRPLVWIALLILMTAITLMGPRRGWLRRGLPALWSLMVPLGVVLLAGGLGLQPVPTREWGGFSLTLLLTVCSALLSLPAGVLLALGRRSELPVLRVASTAYIEVMRAVPLIAVLFFGQLLIPLFLPPGLELNRVLRAVIAFALFAAAYIAEDVRGGLQAIPPTQTEAAAVLGLSPFQSLRLVVLPQALRIALPALTNQAVGLLQNTSLMAILGLVELLGISRSLLANPAFIGRYLEVYVWLAAVYWLACTAMALLARHLEIQLDPLRSS, encoded by the coding sequence ATGAACCGCGTCATCGATCGACTGCTGACGCTCCTGATGCTGGCCCTGCTCGGATGGGCCGGTTTCAGCGGGGTGCACTGGCTGCTGTTCGCCGCCGACTGGACGGTGGTCACGGCCAATCTGCCCTTGTACGCGGTGGGGGGGTATCCACCGGATCAGCGTTGGCGGCCCCTTGTGTGGATCGCTCTGCTGATCCTGATGACCGCAATCACGCTGATGGGCCCCCGACGCGGCTGGCTGCGTCGGGGGCTTCCGGCGCTCTGGAGCCTGATGGTTCCGCTGGGAGTGGTGCTTCTCGCCGGTGGACTGGGTCTTCAGCCAGTGCCCACCCGTGAGTGGGGCGGCTTCAGCCTCACGCTGCTGCTCACCGTCTGCAGCGCCCTGCTGAGTCTTCCGGCGGGGGTTCTGCTCGCGCTTGGACGGCGCAGCGAACTGCCGGTGCTGCGTGTGGCCAGCACCGCTTACATCGAGGTGATGCGGGCGGTGCCATTGATCGCTGTGCTGTTCTTCGGACAGCTGCTCATTCCCCTGTTTCTGCCTCCGGGGCTGGAACTGAACCGGGTGTTGAGAGCCGTGATCGCCTTCGCTCTCTTCGCTGCGGCATACATCGCTGAGGACGTGCGTGGTGGGTTGCAGGCGATCCCACCCACGCAGACGGAAGCGGCCGCGGTTCTGGGACTCTCGCCGTTCCAGAGCCTGCGACTGGTGGTGCTGCCCCAGGCGCTGCGCATCGCTCTGCCCGCCCTGACCAATCAGGCGGTGGGGTTGCTTCAGAACACAAGCCTGATGGCGATTCTCGGCCTCGTCGAACTGCTGGGAATCAGCCGCAGCCTGCTGGCCAATCCGGCGTTCATCGGCCGCTACCTCGAGGTGTATGTGTGGCTGGCTGCGGTTTACTGGCTGGCCTGCACCGCCATGGCGCTGCTGGCCCGCCATCTGGAGATCCAGCTCGACCCCCTCCGTTCCTCCTGA
- a CDS encoding ABC transporter permease subunit (The N-terminal region of this protein, as described by TIGR01726, is a three transmembrane segment that identifies a subfamily of ABC transporter permease subunits, which specificities that include histidine, arginine, glutamine, glutamate, L-cystine (sic), the opines (in Agrobacterium) octopine and nopaline, etc.) has product MHRRLWIQIAAAALLLGLAAVLINNLAVNLIRTGLGLSFGWLARPAGFALAETALPYSPSDSYAWALTIGWLNSLKVILSGLVLATLLGVAAGAARSSGNRLLRRLAAAYVALIRQVPLLLQLMFWYFVGFLGLPETPVGGLIGLSNQGIRLLGLDLSVEFCAVLTGLAVFTGASIAEIVRGGINSVPRGQWEAFRSLGLGEGLGMRRIVLPQALPAILPALTSQYLNLAKNSTLAIAVGFADLYAVSDTTITQTGRAIEGFLLLLLSFLLLNLLISSGMAVLNGLVLGRLKGSR; this is encoded by the coding sequence ATGCATCGCCGACTCTGGATTCAGATCGCTGCCGCGGCACTGCTCCTCGGTCTGGCCGCGGTCCTGATCAACAATCTCGCCGTGAACCTGATCCGCACCGGACTGGGTCTGAGCTTCGGCTGGCTTGCGCGTCCTGCCGGTTTCGCTCTCGCAGAGACGGCTCTGCCGTACAGCCCCTCGGACAGCTACGCCTGGGCTCTCACCATCGGCTGGCTGAACAGCCTCAAGGTCATCCTCAGCGGCCTCGTGCTGGCCACACTCCTGGGTGTTGCAGCAGGGGCTGCCCGCAGCAGTGGCAACCGCCTTCTCCGCCGGTTGGCGGCGGCTTATGTGGCCCTGATCCGTCAGGTGCCGCTGCTGCTTCAGCTGATGTTCTGGTACTTCGTTGGGTTTCTGGGGCTTCCGGAGACTCCTGTCGGCGGGTTGATCGGGTTGTCCAACCAGGGCATCCGTCTTCTGGGGCTGGATCTGAGTGTCGAGTTCTGCGCCGTGCTCACCGGTCTGGCGGTGTTCACCGGTGCCTCCATCGCCGAGATCGTGCGAGGTGGGATCAATTCCGTGCCGAGAGGGCAGTGGGAGGCCTTCCGCAGTCTCGGCCTCGGTGAGGGGCTGGGGATGCGGCGGATCGTTCTGCCTCAGGCGCTTCCGGCGATTCTTCCGGCCCTCACCAGCCAGTACCTGAACCTGGCCAAGAACAGCACCCTGGCGATCGCCGTCGGCTTCGCTGACCTCTACGCCGTCAGCGACACGACGATCACTCAGACGGGCCGTGCGATCGAGGGCTTTCTGCTGCTGCTGCTGAGCTTTCTGCTGCTCAATCTGCTGATCAGCAGCGGCATGGCCGTGCTCAACGGTCTGGTGCTTGGACGTCTGAAGGGGAGCCGTTGA
- a CDS encoding amino acid ABC transporter substrate-binding protein, whose translation MTRSGIRVVIGALGGLATLLSSCASLGSADSTRLDLVKQRGELICGVSGKIPGMSFLRPDGGYEGFDIDICRAMAAAFLGDPDSIQYRPLTAPERFTALRSGEIDLLSRNTTFNLSRDASGGNGLSFGPIVFHDGQGLMVKTGSGVTSLEQLSGKAICVGSGTTTEQNLNDVFETRQLPYTPIKYQDLNQVVGGYLQGRCAGMTSDLTQLAAARSGFPDPEQHTILEERLSKEPMAPAVVGGDQRMADAMRWVVFALIEAEERGITQANVDEVLKTAQADPSQAALRRFLGVDGGLGSKLGLPDDFVVQVIRATGHYGEIYDRHLGRDSAVTIPRSVNRLAGDGGLMVSPPFS comes from the coding sequence ATGACCCGATCCGGAATCCGCGTTGTGATCGGCGCCCTCGGGGGCCTGGCGACGCTGCTCAGTTCCTGTGCCTCCCTCGGCAGTGCCGACAGCACGCGTCTGGATCTCGTGAAGCAGCGCGGTGAGCTGATCTGCGGCGTCAGCGGCAAGATTCCGGGCATGAGTTTTCTGCGGCCGGACGGCGGCTACGAAGGCTTCGATATCGATATCTGCCGAGCCATGGCTGCGGCGTTCCTCGGAGATCCGGACAGCATCCAGTACAGGCCGCTGACGGCCCCGGAACGCTTTACAGCCCTGCGCTCCGGGGAGATCGATCTGCTCTCCCGCAACACCACTTTCAACCTGAGCCGGGATGCCTCCGGAGGCAACGGACTCAGTTTCGGGCCGATCGTCTTCCATGACGGTCAGGGTTTGATGGTCAAGACCGGCAGTGGCGTCACGTCTCTCGAGCAGCTGTCAGGCAAGGCCATCTGTGTGGGCTCAGGCACCACCACCGAGCAGAACCTCAACGACGTCTTCGAAACGCGTCAGCTGCCGTACACCCCGATCAAGTACCAGGATCTGAATCAGGTGGTGGGCGGCTATCTGCAGGGGCGCTGCGCCGGCATGACCTCGGATCTCACGCAGCTGGCCGCCGCCCGCTCAGGGTTTCCGGATCCCGAGCAGCACACGATCCTCGAGGAGCGGCTGAGCAAGGAGCCGATGGCTCCCGCGGTGGTGGGAGGCGACCAGCGCATGGCCGATGCGATGCGCTGGGTGGTCTTCGCTCTGATCGAGGCGGAGGAACGCGGCATCACCCAGGCCAATGTCGATGAGGTGTTGAAGACGGCGCAGGCAGATCCGAGCCAGGCGGCCCTTCGCCGCTTCCTCGGGGTGGACGGTGGGCTCGGCAGCAAGCTGGGACTGCCCGATGATTTCGTGGTTCAGGTGATCAGAGCGACCGGTCATTACGGCGAGATCTACGACCGTCATCTCGGTCGCGACAGTGCGGTGACGATTCCCCGGAGTGTGAACCGTCTGGCTGGCGACGGCGGCCTGATGGTTTCCCCTCCCTTCTCCTGA
- a CDS encoding SulP family inorganic anion transporter, which yields MAQRSSPSLVNQWFANPSRDLLSGLVVAFAMIPEAIAFSGIAGVDPAVGLFGAFCLSLTIAVVGGRMAMITSATGSTALLMTGLVATGEARGAGLGVQYLMVAGLLTGVLQFLWAYLRLAYQMRFVPQGVLSGFVNALALLIFQAQLPQLGLDVHHGEATAGLPHGGQIPIVLVLVLIGLLIIYGLPRLTRVVPSQLVAIIVLTAISIGFGFEIPTVSSLGALPSGLPSFSLPFGEGGVPFNLDTLGMVLPTALAISLVGLMETFLTQDILDDKTDTTTDKNVEARGQGIANIVSSLFGGMAGCALVGQSVMNVDNGGRTRLSTFFSGVSLLAMILLAGPWLKQIPMAALVAVMISIAVSTADLNGLRNIRRIPKSDTSVMLMTFAVTMLTTPHNLALGVLAGVALAGILFSRKVAKVIQVETVDLSDDERLYRVKGQLFFVSKIYFVQGFDLHDHPARISIDMSSAHIWDQSGVAALDQVIRKFRVGGSAVSVVGLNEESLDLFERIGGQESAHA from the coding sequence ATGGCCCAACGCTCCAGTCCTTCGCTGGTGAATCAATGGTTCGCCAATCCGAGCAGGGATCTCCTTTCCGGTCTTGTGGTGGCGTTCGCGATGATTCCGGAGGCGATCGCCTTCTCCGGCATCGCCGGGGTGGATCCCGCCGTCGGATTGTTCGGTGCGTTCTGTCTCTCGCTCACCATCGCGGTGGTGGGGGGGCGCATGGCGATGATCACCTCCGCCACCGGCTCCACCGCGCTGCTGATGACCGGTCTGGTGGCCACCGGGGAGGCCAGGGGGGCCGGTCTGGGTGTGCAGTACCTGATGGTGGCTGGGTTGCTGACTGGAGTCCTGCAGTTCCTGTGGGCCTATCTGCGTCTGGCCTATCAGATGCGATTCGTTCCTCAGGGTGTTCTCAGCGGTTTCGTGAATGCGCTCGCGCTGCTGATCTTCCAGGCGCAGCTCCCGCAGCTTGGGCTGGATGTTCATCACGGTGAGGCCACTGCCGGACTTCCCCACGGGGGGCAGATCCCGATCGTGCTCGTGCTCGTGCTGATCGGACTGCTGATCATCTATGGCCTGCCGCGACTGACGCGGGTGGTGCCCTCTCAGCTCGTGGCGATCATCGTGCTGACCGCCATCAGCATCGGGTTCGGCTTCGAGATTCCAACCGTCAGCAGCCTTGGGGCGCTGCCTTCCGGACTTCCCTCCTTCAGCCTGCCGTTCGGGGAGGGGGGCGTCCCCTTCAATCTCGACACGCTCGGGATGGTGCTTCCCACGGCGCTGGCGATCTCCCTGGTGGGTCTGATGGAAACCTTCCTGACCCAGGACATCCTCGACGACAAGACCGACACCACCACGGACAAAAACGTCGAGGCCCGCGGGCAGGGCATCGCCAACATCGTCTCCTCCCTGTTCGGTGGCATGGCGGGCTGCGCGCTGGTGGGTCAGTCGGTGATGAACGTCGACAACGGCGGGCGCACGCGGCTCTCCACGTTCTTTTCCGGTGTGAGCCTTCTGGCGATGATCCTGCTGGCCGGCCCCTGGCTGAAGCAGATCCCGATGGCGGCTCTCGTGGCCGTGATGATCAGCATCGCCGTCAGCACGGCGGATCTCAACGGACTGCGCAACATCCGCCGCATTCCGAAGAGCGATACCTCCGTGATGCTGATGACGTTTGCGGTGACGATGCTCACCACCCCCCACAACCTTGCCCTTGGTGTGCTGGCCGGCGTCGCTCTGGCGGGGATCCTGTTCAGCCGCAAGGTGGCCAAGGTGATTCAGGTGGAAACGGTCGATCTCAGCGACGACGAGCGGCTTTACCGCGTCAAGGGACAGTTGTTCTTCGTCAGCAAGATCTATTTCGTGCAGGGATTCGATCTGCACGATCACCCGGCCAGGATCAGCATCGACATGTCCTCCGCTCACATCTGGGATCAGAGTGGCGTGGCGGCTCTCGACCAGGTGATCCGCAAGTTCCGCGTCGGCGGTTCAGCGGTCTCGGTGGTCGGTCTCAACGAGGAAAGCCTCGATCTGTTCGAGCGGATCGGTGGTCAGGAGAGTGCTCACGCCTGA
- a CDS encoding FAD-binding oxidoreductase has translation MSDLFNLQAADAAIAGVISPQADDLPSLLQAWSGPRPLRVCSGGTSSRCAVDGCWSLDLRPGFQDLTLSPDRTTVRVGAGRTMGSLLEVLAAEGLTITAGLSGHPGMGYVLTGGMGPLSRRRGLAIDQLSEIRGVWGNGRCFALQPSDHPEWRALCGAAPFLAIVTDVTLACLPLTPLWVARRSGPPEQLGEWIAEAESWPDVQSLQWCWRGSEVQGLQVSLEPFEGGVPIAGQHQLPSLASSPVDGNRRHGEVVGLLGPAAAAGWGRLVPDLTRLMRRSPDGFCSLSAQQLGGATARVPVDASAFRHRDAVWKPWITAVWSAGDSEARERSLAWLEEVWALLQTVCPGVHLAQLHDHLPFHQRELELAFGPWLSELRLLKARLDPAGNLPQL, from the coding sequence ATGTCGGATCTGTTCAATCTCCAGGCGGCTGATGCGGCCATCGCCGGTGTGATCTCTCCGCAGGCAGACGACTTGCCGTCCCTGCTGCAGGCCTGGAGTGGCCCCCGTCCGCTGAGGGTCTGCAGTGGCGGCACCAGTTCCCGCTGCGCTGTCGACGGCTGCTGGAGTCTCGATCTGCGTCCTGGATTCCAGGACCTCACGCTGTCCCCTGATCGCACGACGGTGCGGGTCGGTGCGGGGCGGACCATGGGGTCGCTGCTCGAGGTGCTGGCGGCTGAGGGTCTCACGATCACGGCCGGCCTGTCGGGGCATCCCGGCATGGGGTATGTGCTGACCGGAGGCATGGGACCTCTGAGTCGTCGCCGGGGACTCGCCATCGACCAGCTCAGCGAGATCCGCGGCGTCTGGGGCAACGGCCGCTGCTTCGCGCTGCAGCCGTCAGATCATCCGGAGTGGCGGGCCCTGTGCGGTGCAGCACCGTTTCTGGCGATCGTCACCGACGTCACGCTGGCCTGCCTGCCGCTGACTCCGCTATGGGTGGCACGGCGTTCCGGTCCGCCGGAACAGCTGGGGGAGTGGATCGCCGAGGCGGAGTCCTGGCCCGATGTGCAATCGCTTCAGTGGTGCTGGCGCGGATCCGAGGTGCAGGGGCTGCAGGTGAGCCTGGAGCCGTTTGAGGGGGGAGTGCCCATCGCCGGCCAGCATCAGCTGCCCTCGCTGGCATCGTCTCCGGTTGATGGAAACCGTCGCCATGGTGAGGTCGTCGGTCTGCTGGGTCCGGCAGCTGCTGCGGGCTGGGGGCGTCTGGTGCCGGATCTGACCAGGCTGATGCGCCGGAGCCCGGACGGTTTCTGCAGCCTGTCGGCCCAGCAGCTCGGTGGAGCCACCGCGAGAGTGCCGGTCGATGCCTCGGCGTTCCGGCACCGCGATGCGGTCTGGAAACCCTGGATCACGGCGGTCTGGTCGGCCGGCGATTCCGAGGCGCGTGAGCGAAGCCTGGCCTGGCTCGAGGAGGTCTGGGCGCTGCTCCAGACAGTCTGTCCCGGTGTTCACCTGGCCCAGCTGCATGACCATCTGCCTTTTCACCAACGGGAACTGGAGCTTGCCTTCGGTCCCTGGCTGTCGGAGTTGCGGCTGCTGAAGGCACGTCTGGATCCCGCCGGCAACCTGCCTCAGCTGTGA
- a CDS encoding sirohydrochlorin chelatase, with translation MTDLSTAGSEDKLGVLICGHGSRNRLAVEEFAGMVEQLRPRLAPMPVEHGYLEFARPILRDGLEALRQQGVNRILAIPAMLFAAGHAKNDIPSVLNTYTAETGLPIDYGRELGVDRLMVAAAGARVREAIERQSDDVPLSETLLVVVGRGSSDPDANSNVAKVTRMLVEGFGFGWGETVYSGVTFPLVEPGLRHVVRLGFRRIVVVPYFLFSGVLVSRIRQHTERVAQDHPGINFISAGYLGDHPLVLETFRERVDDVLRGDTAMNCSLCKYRAQVLGFEQDVGRVQESHHHHVEGLAESCTLCERECTGACQPDGTPIAHTHAHGHDHEHGHDHAHHPPYPHSGHPLGPASLERSDSSQKS, from the coding sequence TTGACGGATCTCAGCACCGCAGGCTCCGAGGACAAGCTCGGGGTGCTGATCTGCGGCCATGGCAGCCGCAACCGTCTGGCGGTGGAGGAATTCGCCGGAATGGTCGAACAGCTGCGGCCTCGGCTGGCCCCGATGCCTGTCGAACACGGCTATCTCGAATTCGCCCGCCCGATCCTGCGCGACGGCCTTGAGGCGCTCAGGCAGCAAGGGGTGAACCGCATCCTGGCGATCCCGGCGATGCTCTTCGCGGCAGGGCATGCCAAGAACGACATCCCTTCGGTGCTCAACACCTACACGGCGGAAACCGGCCTTCCGATCGATTACGGGCGAGAGCTCGGTGTCGATCGCCTGATGGTGGCGGCAGCGGGAGCCAGGGTCCGAGAGGCGATCGAGCGTCAGAGCGATGACGTACCGCTCTCGGAAACGCTTCTGGTGGTTGTCGGACGGGGGTCCTCCGATCCCGATGCCAACTCCAATGTGGCCAAGGTGACGCGAATGCTTGTTGAGGGCTTCGGTTTCGGCTGGGGGGAAACGGTGTATTCAGGGGTGACCTTTCCGCTCGTGGAGCCCGGACTGCGCCACGTCGTCAGGCTCGGCTTCCGCCGCATCGTGGTCGTGCCCTACTTCCTGTTCTCCGGTGTCCTGGTGAGCCGCATCCGTCAGCACACCGAACGGGTGGCCCAGGACCACCCGGGGATCAACTTCATCTCCGCCGGGTATCTGGGTGACCACCCCCTGGTGCTGGAGACTTTCCGCGAGCGGGTGGACGATGTTCTCCGAGGTGACACCGCCATGAACTGCTCGCTCTGCAAGTACAGAGCACAGGTGCTGGGCTTTGAACAGGACGTCGGTCGGGTTCAGGAGAGTCACCATCACCACGTGGAGGGACTGGCGGAGAGCTGCACCCTCTGCGAACGGGAGTGCACCGGCGCCTGCCAGCCGGATGGAACCCCGATCGCTCACACCCATGCGCACGGTCACGACCATGAGCACGGACACGACCATGCGCATCACCCCCCTTATCCCCACAGCGGCCACCCCCTCGGCCCGGCGAGTCTCGAACGTTCCGATTCCTCACAGAAGTCTTAA
- a CDS encoding DUF2811 domain-containing protein, translated as MDRNHLERCHDMGLAATTTETVPAYVSLETEIPEVLYRGMKEFIGGHPHWDQYRVMSSALAHFLFQNGCEDHAVMERYLDDLFSRPES; from the coding sequence ATGGACAGAAATCACCTTGAGCGATGCCATGACATGGGATTGGCCGCGACGACGACAGAGACAGTTCCGGCGTACGTGAGTCTCGAAACAGAGATCCCGGAAGTCCTCTACCGAGGGATGAAGGAGTTCATCGGAGGCCACCCCCACTGGGATCAGTACCGCGTGATGAGTTCCGCGCTCGCCCATTTTCTGTTTCAGAACGGCTGCGAGGACCATGCCGTGATGGAGCGCTACCTGGACGACCTGTTCAGCCGTCCCGAGAGCTGA
- a CDS encoding GMC oxidoreductase, translating into MSSSSEHVNASWDAIVVGSGASGGVAAMTLAEGGARVLVLEAGPDLSRAVAFGTPVGNMLRRLAGISSGRHRRQAQHPGYWKANPELYADERRHPYEHPVERPFLWTRGWQVGGRSLTWGGITLRLSDEDFAGIRSKEGVIRWPIGFADLEQHYSDLERQLGVFGARDGLAQLPDGVMSDALPSTDAELRFAEAVRERLGHAVIQSRGFAPHAPQRTDDWPASSSRGSTLQRAIATGRVEVMADQMVERLCLSADASTATAVVAVDQTNGERRTLSADLVILCASTIQTLSILLRTRQFSSGGAAVDPSGRLGTRLMDHVSTSQFFAMPGSGERPQPPLSGAGSFFLPFGRHLSQASFQGGYGLWGGIGRFDPPTWLQRRPGTVTGFLIGHGEVEPRLENRVTLSDRTDRWGVTVPHIDCRWGESERAMVTHMQRTMAECIEAADGQALEIRELFHLPFVEPLLGGAVALSKQAAPPGYYIHEVGGAAMGKQASESVVDPDNRLWGCRNVLVVDGACWPTSAWQSPTLTMMAIARRACSRALSSRDG; encoded by the coding sequence GTGAGCTCTTCTTCTGAGCACGTCAACGCCAGCTGGGATGCGATCGTCGTCGGCTCCGGAGCGAGCGGTGGTGTCGCTGCCATGACCCTCGCCGAGGGGGGCGCCAGGGTGCTGGTGCTGGAGGCAGGTCCGGATCTGAGCCGTGCGGTGGCCTTCGGAACCCCGGTCGGAAACATGCTGCGTCGGCTCGCGGGGATCAGCAGCGGCCGGCATCGCCGTCAGGCGCAGCATCCCGGCTACTGGAAGGCCAACCCGGAGCTGTATGCGGATGAACGCCGTCATCCCTATGAGCACCCTGTCGAGCGCCCGTTCCTGTGGACCCGGGGTTGGCAGGTGGGAGGCCGCAGCCTCACCTGGGGGGGCATCACTCTGCGGCTCTCGGACGAGGATTTCGCGGGGATCCGCAGCAAGGAAGGCGTGATCCGCTGGCCGATCGGCTTTGCTGATCTGGAGCAGCACTACAGCGATCTGGAGCGGCAGCTCGGGGTCTTCGGTGCCAGGGATGGGTTGGCTCAGCTTCCCGACGGTGTCATGTCAGATGCGCTGCCGAGCACCGACGCCGAGCTGCGCTTCGCTGAGGCGGTCCGCGAACGTCTTGGCCATGCCGTGATTCAGTCGCGGGGATTCGCGCCTCATGCTCCGCAGCGGACGGATGACTGGCCAGCTTCCAGCAGCCGAGGCAGCACGCTGCAGCGGGCGATCGCCACCGGACGCGTTGAAGTCATGGCCGATCAGATGGTCGAGCGGCTCTGTCTGAGTGCGGATGCGTCAACGGCGACCGCGGTGGTCGCCGTTGACCAGACCAACGGCGAGCGCAGAACGCTGAGTGCTGATCTCGTCATCCTGTGCGCCTCGACGATTCAGACCCTGTCCATCCTGCTGCGGACACGTCAGTTCTCATCAGGAGGTGCTGCGGTGGATCCCTCAGGGCGGCTCGGGACCCGTCTGATGGACCATGTCTCCACCAGTCAGTTCTTCGCCATGCCGGGTTCCGGGGAGCGGCCGCAACCGCCTCTCAGCGGAGCTGGAAGCTTCTTTCTGCCGTTCGGGCGTCATCTCTCCCAAGCGTCGTTTCAGGGCGGTTACGGACTCTGGGGAGGCATCGGCCGTTTCGATCCGCCGACGTGGTTGCAGCGGCGTCCCGGCACGGTCACCGGCTTCCTGATCGGCCACGGTGAAGTGGAACCGCGGCTTGAGAACCGTGTGACGCTGAGCGACAGAACCGATCGATGGGGGGTGACGGTGCCCCACATCGACTGTCGCTGGGGCGAGTCGGAACGGGCGATGGTGACGCATATGCAGCGGACGATGGCGGAGTGCATCGAAGCCGCCGACGGGCAGGCGCTGGAGATCCGGGAACTGTTTCACCTTCCTTTCGTGGAACCGCTTCTCGGCGGCGCTGTCGCCCTGTCGAAGCAGGCAGCTCCTCCGGGTTACTACATCCACGAAGTGGGTGGAGCCGCCATGGGGAAGCAGGCCTCCGAGAGTGTCGTGGACCCGGACAACCGGCTCTGGGGATGTCGGAATGTGCTGGTGGTGGATGGAGCCTGCTGGCCGACCTCGGCCTGGCAGAGCCCGACCCTGACGATGATGGCCATCGCCCGGCGCGCCTGCAGCAGAGCTCTCAGCTCTCGGGACGGCTGA
- a CDS encoding asparaginase, whose amino-acid sequence MPLSSGFSGASRSGTAPLEVTLCRGCIGESKHRVHAVVCDGRGRVLMSAGDPGYETFIRSALKPFQALPFLSSGAAAQMEAGDRGIAISCASHSGSNEHAREAFRLLWNAELEASHLQCPVPEGSDSPLQHNCSGKHAAFLATSRKMAWPLDSYLQSDHPLQKEVNRRVAELLGLPAAELVAARDDCGAPTLRLQLAQMALLYAHLGASRHAELEQISRAMLAHSDLVAGAGRFDTELMGRSHGQVLSKGGAEGIQCLSRIGEGLGVAIKVEDGSRRAKQAVALHLLRQLEWLTPMSLQELEEQVLILNPGVHLEVNGSLQFQQS is encoded by the coding sequence ATGCCCCTCTCCTCCGGTTTCAGCGGCGCATCACGCTCCGGGACTGCGCCATTGGAGGTGACCCTCTGCCGCGGCTGCATCGGCGAGTCAAAGCACAGGGTGCACGCAGTTGTCTGTGACGGGCGCGGACGGGTTCTGATGTCTGCCGGTGATCCCGGCTACGAGACTTTCATCCGCTCCGCTCTGAAACCGTTCCAGGCCCTGCCGTTTCTCAGCAGTGGGGCCGCTGCCCAGATGGAGGCCGGTGATCGGGGCATCGCCATCAGCTGCGCGTCCCACTCCGGCAGCAATGAGCATGCCCGTGAGGCGTTCAGGCTGCTCTGGAATGCTGAGCTGGAGGCCTCCCATCTGCAGTGCCCCGTTCCTGAAGGGTCCGACAGCCCGTTGCAGCACAACTGCTCCGGCAAACACGCCGCCTTCCTGGCCACGAGTCGAAAAATGGCCTGGCCCCTCGACAGCTACCTGCAGAGCGACCATCCGCTGCAGAAGGAGGTGAACCGGAGGGTGGCGGAACTGCTGGGGCTGCCGGCAGCGGAGCTGGTGGCGGCACGGGATGACTGCGGTGCTCCGACCCTGCGACTGCAGCTGGCGCAGATGGCGCTTCTCTATGCCCATCTCGGGGCTTCGCGCCATGCGGAACTGGAGCAGATCAGCCGGGCGATGCTGGCGCATTCTGATCTTGTGGCCGGTGCCGGCCGCTTCGACACCGAGTTGATGGGACGAAGCCATGGTCAGGTGCTCTCCAAGGGAGGCGCCGAGGGAATTCAGTGCCTCAGCCGCATCGGTGAGGGCCTTGGGGTCGCCATCAAGGTGGAAGACGGCTCAAGACGTGCCAAACAGGCTGTGGCGCTGCATCTGCTGCGTCAGTTGGAATGGCTCACGCCCATGAGCCTTCAGGAGCTCGAAGAGCAGGTTCTGATCCTGAATCCCGGCGTGCACCTCGAGGTGAACGGTTCTCTGCAGTTCCAGCAAAGCTGA
- a CDS encoding CGLD27 family protein — MTESVACPVPPEQRPLEEFQQLTESWFFSWPAGANPRLRWRLATAWLLMLPVCTLIASGSWTLRGDPPRLVMAASVAALVLPLFLLMRQWLGWTYVMRRLLAESVDYEESGWYDGQTWEKPVSWREKDQLVARHEVRPILGRLARAMALAAALMLGGASLCQAL, encoded by the coding sequence ATGACCGAGTCCGTCGCCTGTCCGGTTCCTCCCGAGCAGCGTCCACTGGAGGAGTTCCAGCAGTTGACGGAATCCTGGTTCTTCTCCTGGCCTGCCGGGGCTAACCCACGGCTGCGCTGGCGTCTGGCAACGGCATGGTTGCTGATGCTTCCCGTGTGCACGCTGATCGCCAGCGGCAGTTGGACGCTGCGTGGCGACCCACCGCGGCTGGTGATGGCAGCTTCCGTGGCAGCGCTGGTTCTGCCTCTGTTTCTGCTGATGCGCCAGTGGCTTGGCTGGACCTACGTGATGCGCCGCCTGCTGGCTGAATCGGTGGATTACGAGGAGTCAGGCTGGTACGACGGGCAGACGTGGGAGAAGCCCGTGTCCTGGCGTGAGAAGGATCAGCTCGTGGCCCGGCATGAGGTGAGGCCGATCCTGGGTCGGCTGGCACGTGCCATGGCCCTGGCCGCCGCACTCATGCTGGGGGGGGCGAGCCTCTGTCAGGCTCTCTGA